A stretch of DNA from Strigops habroptila isolate Jane chromosome 1, bStrHab1.2.pri, whole genome shotgun sequence:
GCATTTTTAGAGCAGAATCCCCAGAGACAGAGAAGTCCAACCCCAGCGTACCTGAGTCGAGAGAGTCCTGAGGTCTAAGGAGAGAAGGACTCAAGAGCAACTTGAAGTAGATGAAGGCAGTGAGCTTCAGCACCCTCAGCACGGCCACAGGGGAGCAGCTCATCAGCACAGGAGAAGGATAAACCCACCCCTGGGATGatctgctgctctctccttgTCAGGCTCTTCACCTCTGGTGCTTTGGCTTTGCCCAGACCCATTTTGGGTGGCTCCAAGGATGGAGAATCCATGATCTCTTTGGAAACCTGTACCAGAGTCTGTCATCCTCATGGTGAAGAAGCCTTTCCTGATGCTCTGAAGGAACCTCCTGTGTTCCTGTTTGTGCCCAGGGCCTGTTGTCCTACCACTGGGCACCACGGAGAAGATCCTGGCTGtctctttgcaccctcccttcagacATTGATGTTTCCCCccagtcttttcttctccaggttgaacagtcccaactctctcagtgTTTCCTCATGGGAGAAATGCTCCAGTTCAGCTTCACAGCCCTTTGTTGGACTCTCTCCATGTCTCTCATCCTGGGGAGCTCCAACTGGGATCCAATACTCCGGttgtggcctcaccagtgctgagcagaggggaaggatcctctccttgacctgctggcaacgCTTTGGCAGCCCAGGACATTGTTCACCTTCTCTGTCCTCATGGTCAACGTGGTGGTGAGGCTCAAATGCTCAACAGAGACAAGTGGAAGCTGACTTGACTTAACTGTGTGGTAACAACCTGGGTTCATTCCACACCAGCCACCACATACAGACGTGAGACACGTCAGAAAGCAGCTACAACCATCAGGCTGTGAGGTCCCCTTTAGCATCACAACCTCTGCTGTCAGCCAAAAAAGTACCTAAAGCTGTACCCTGCAttaaagagggaagaaaaagagcaggaggaggattACAGCTGCACATCCGGAGCTCCTGGATGCATCCACTTAGGATGTGGGGTCCTGGCAGTGCAATTTGGGGCACCCCAGTTCATCACTGACTCCTGGAACAGCTTCTTCCTGCCATGACAGCATGAGCTTAATGGCAGAAAACCTCCAGTCTGCACGTTTATCTAGTCGAAGGAATGACAATTCCCACCTCAGAGACCTTTCTACAGTCACAGCAAACCCAAGAGTGCTCTTTTTTGCCCTTGGAATTCTATTATTGGTCTTTGGATCTCAGGAGTGGGTGCAGAGATGGGACAGAAAGTGCTTAAAGTGAGATTAAAACACCCCATCGTGCAGCAACAGTGCAGCCTTTGCaagaaagaggaagcaaaacaCCTTGTTCCTCTGCTCCATCTTCCTTCCAGTTTTGTTCTGGAGAGAAACATGGATTTTCAAGCCTGTTTTGCAGCTCAAGACATCCAGTGACCTCACGGTTGAAAACAGGGATGGTGGGTACAAGTGCTGGGTAAGGGAGGTGCAGCCACCTCAAGGACCCACCTTTAGGTGTGGGGCACATCCCAGACCCCAAGAAACCCTCATCCTGAGCCATGTCTTCACCACAGTGGTGCAGCTCACACCTCCTGGGTCGCTCACTGCACAAGTCCATGCGAGGATGGTTTATGCAGGGTAAcactctgcttttcttgtgCTCTTTGCAAACCTGAGGAGAACTGTTCATGTCTTGATTAAATACTGGTCCTCAGCTTGATAACTGCTCAGGTTTTCCTTAAATGCTGGTCCTAGCTCATCattggaagggagaaaaggatgTTGGGGAGGACTCTGAGGtagggcagagctgcagagtggggaggaaagaaggtggaaagggaagggagggaataAGAATGGATTTGAGTGTAAGGAATTCAGAGTCCAggtctgctggaagtacaaaCTCTCACTTGACAGGATTTAACTAACCCAGGCTGCTGTGTACAGCTTCATACCAGACACTTGGAAGAGGCAAGAAGAGGCTGAAGTGCAAGTTTGGTGTACGCAGACTTGGCTGCTCTCACTGATGCCAAGCTCCAGGGTTGATCCATGGTCATGTTCCCAACACCTCATCAGTGTCACTTGTAAAGTGCCATCTTCTTGCTCTGGTACATGTACATGTAGGCATCACAGAAGAGGCGCTTGGCCACTCCATCCATGTCCCGAGGCTGCTCCAGGGCCAGCGCAGCCAGTGGCAAGTCCAAGTATTTGGCAACTTCAGGGCACAGGGTTACTGTGGGAATGTTGAAGCCATTTTCACCACctaagagagaaaggaagaaagaccAAACCAGGTCCTAAGGGACCTACAGCTCAAGCAGACACCATCATTAATGGGtccaaactgaaagaggggaagttcaggttgggtataaggaagaagttcttccctgtgagggtggtgggacattggaacagggtgcccagagaagctgtgaatgttccatccctggcagtgttcaaggccaggttggacagagccttgggtgacatggtctagtgtgaggtgtccctgcccatggcagggggttggaactggatgatcttaaagtccttcccaacccaacccattccatgattctatgatcacacTCAACGTGGTGCCTCCACCTGAGAGATGTGGAGGCCATGTGGGGAAGTGTCCTCACCGTGTCTGTCGGCCATGCTGTCGAAGAACATCCAGTGGTCATTCTCAGGGCCATACTTCACAAAGGACACATAGTGACTGGTCTCGATGCAGAGCACTGCAAAGAGCTCCATCTTCTCATGAGGGACCTGCTGGCAGCCCCGGGGGCTCCGGGTGTGGAATTCCTCTGGGATGTGCAGCTCTCTTGGCTTGTGGGCTTTGCGGCGGTAGTGGGAGTGAACCTGAGGAGAGAGGATttggggggttggaagtggatgatcttaaggtgtTTTCCAATTCAAACCATCCTGTGATGGGGTGGCACTGCTGAGAGGGCAGAATTGAACCTGGCCTGCTACAAAGAGGAGGGTGCAGGGGTCAGATCCTCAGTTTATTCCCCACTGCTCTGACTCCCATGGTCCCTGCATCATAGGGAATGGAACTGCATCATCAGGcttcatagaatcctggaatggtttgggttggaaaagatcttaagatcatccagttccaagcccctgccatgagcagggacaccttccactagagcaggttgctccaagcccctgtgtccaacctggccttgaacactgccagggatggggcagccacagcttctctgggcaccctgtgccagcgcctcagcaccctcacagggaagagcttctgcctcagagctcatctcaatctcccctctggcaggttaaagccattccccttggcctgtccctccatcccttgtccaaagcccctctccaggtttcctggagcccctttaggcactggagctgctctaaggtctccccttcaggagccttctcttctccaggctgccccagcccagctctctcagcctggctccagagcagagctgctccagccctcgcagcagctccgtgtgTTGTTGCCCCACAGCTGACACAATACCCCAGGCTTGGCAGCAAGAAGCTGGGATGGGAACTCGCCACCCCCCAAGAAAGGCCAGGAAGCTGTAGGAACGCTCCTGGTAGGACAACAGGGAGGGCCCAGTGCTCTGTTTGTGCTTATTTAGGCTCTCTGTAAGCAGAGGGTTTAGTAATATGTGGCACCAAACCCTGCTCATACTGATGTGGTGGTGGGACTGATGCTCAGGAAGAGGCCCTGAACATTCCTCCTGAAAGGCTGCAGGGCCAACATGGGAAAGGAGGGAATTCTGGGGGGTTCAATCTGCTGTCAGCACCAAAGCAGGTTTGATGAGCAGCCAAAGAAGATGAATACCTgtctggagcaggagctgcagaactgcttcAGGCCCGTAGCTGCAAACACCTTGTCTTTGAAACACTCTGAACACTCCAAGGTGGCAACATCACCACACAGGCAGCACTCCCTGGGACCTGCAGGGGCAACAGGGGTGTGAAGATGGGTCTTCTCCAGCTCTCACCTGAAATCCAGCTTGTCCTGCCAAAACTGGTGTTCAGGGCAGAAGAATCACACCATGATCCCAGCCCACATCTGCTCGAACCCAAAGAGGTGAGACCTGTCACCTGGTTCCTCACAGGCCCAACCAGCAGCTTTACCACAGCCCAACAACTTACTGTCAAGCAGCAGATCTGTTATATCCAGCTCCAAGGAAGGAATGATTTTGCTGAACATTTTATATTCCTTCCCAAAACGTGGCATTTGGATTATGAAGCAAGATGGGATCTGCGGAAAGAAAGTCAAACAAGTCACCCTGTGAGAAGAACCAAGCTCCAAAGACCCTTCTCTCCACATTGCTATTGGGAGTAAAGGCTTTTTGCTCTGGTTAGTCACAAGATGAAATGGCAACAGGGAAAGTACAGCCCTTTTCCCAGGTCATGCTGAGATTCCCAAGGCTCTTGGGACCGTATCCTGCTGCTTTGTAGCGTTGGATATCAGACTCCAGGATATCAGCACAAGTATGTTGGAGGAAGCAagaaagaggcagcagagagcagtgTAGGCAGAAGGCTCTGGGCTCACCTCCACTAGCTTCAGAtcagaggagaggaaggagcgTTCCACTAACTGCTGCACGTCAGGAACCACCAGATCCTCCTGTTTGTCCATAAATATCTGGTAACAGTAACAGTCCTGCTCCTTCTGGCCTCCTGACCTGCAAGGAGCAGGCATGGGGCTTGTTTATGTGGTGTCACAAACATGGGAGCTCCCAAACGTCGGGGGTTTGTCCTGCAAGAGCTTCTGCACCAAAGGGCTGCTCGGTGCAACACTGACACGAAGCTGGTTTTCCACCCAGCAATACTGAtttctcagcctggagaagagaagctgcgtggagacctcagagcagcttccagggtctgaagggggctgcaaggatgctggagagggaccttcaccagggactggagtgatgggacaaggggtgatgggttcaaactgaaacaggggagatctaggttggatataaggaagttgttccctgtgagggtgctgaggcgctggcacagggtgcccagagaagctgtggctgccccatccctggcagtgttcaaggccaggttggacacaggggcttggagcaacctgctctagtggaaggtgtccctgcccggggcagggggttggaactggatgaacttaaggtcccttccaacccaacccattccatgataAATAATTGCCATGAGAAGAGGATACAAACACCATCTTCAGCCTCATTATCCCTCTGTAGCATCACATCCTGCTCCTACGAGCAAAACTCAGCTTCCCTTCCTTGATGGAGATATTAAAAGAGGCTTCAGCGTGCTTTAAACCCAGTGCCCTACAGCAGAACCAAACTCCTCCTCAGATGAAGGCTCTATTCACACCTTCACACACAGACCTCGGTGCATTCAGAAGGTGGGGGAGATGTTCTGCACGTAACTCACCCCCTGCAGCCCTCAGGCAGCACAGAAAGGGTTTCCTTCAGCTGACCCtgtgcagaggagctgcagcacagagccagcTTTGTGCTCAGCCTTTCCAAGCACTCCATGATCTGCAGCTTGACTGGCACCTcaacaaagcagcacagaaagcaaacaatcCCTTTCTGTGCTCCTCAACAGCCCAGTTATTTTTGGCTTCCTTCAGCCTCTCATCCTCTTTGTAGAGGCCTGAAAATGTGGGAGTGCATCCATGGAGTGCCTGTTTGAGAGGCTGCAGGATCTGAGCCAGCTTGGCAGGTCTGGACACATCCCAAACGCATCCAAAGGCTGTCAGATGTTTCTTGCTCTGCACTGAAGTTGGACACTGGGTTTCTCAAAGCACTGCTGGCTCTCCCTGAGGTGACACAAGGGGTTTAGCACAGTTCTCTGAAGGTGGCACCTCCAGAAGTGTCTTTACCTGGAATGTGTCACCTGGAACAAGATCCCAGGGGGGAACTGTGCTTCCAAAGCCACAATGAAAGGGTGTAAGTAACACCCAGTGACTGTGAGGTGGGAACTAAAGAGCCTGGGTGAGATGGATCACTTGGACATGAGAACTTACTGCAGTTTCAAGAGTGGTTCTATCCCCAAGATCTGATGCATGATGAGATTGAGGAATTCCTCAGGATCTGGAAGGCGAGAGAAAAGCATGGATCAAACCACACCAGGAATACTCTCACCCCAGTGCATCCAGAAGGCAAAAGCTGCCAGATCAACATGAACCAGCATCTCCTGAACGTGGAATGTCCTGGTTTACTCTAGGTAAGGGGAAAATGGGGCTAAATTGGGGTGAGCATGAAGAAACCAAACCAGCCTTCACATACTGCACTCTGAGAAGCCTGAGACCATCAGCACCAGCTCAGAGGCTTTAATGGACTGTTACTAACACCAAAAGTATAAACTCCAAGTGAAATCTGGGACAACTCTGGAAATTCAAGCAACTGAACAGCAGTTTTAAACTATCCCTGGCTAAAATCAACACCTAATAGTACAAACCACAAGTGTTGCTCACTGACACGACACCTGGTTCTGGAGGAATTGATGCCACTTTTTTACTATCTAGATACTCAGAGGTTGTTGAAGTGATGTTTGGCATTGGTGTGATCCATTTCCTTGTTGTAAACTACACAGGGCCTTGCTATGGGAATGGGATTGCAACCAGAGGTTGGTGGGCTTCAGCTGGAggatgttcctgctcattgcagggggttggaaccagataaCCTTtgaaagtctcttccaacccacAATTCCCATCTTTCCATCAGACTTCAGGAtgaattttcagctgaaaagagTTTTAAGAGCTGAAAACACACGAGATGTGCATCTTTCTGGAAGGGAACACGTAATGCATGCAGCAGGCATGGTCATGCACGTGCCTGGAAGCAGCACACGGTGACGGTGTCAGCCTGGTGCCTGGATGAGGCAGCACCCAGGGAATGAGGCCAGGGAAGGCCCCAGAGAGCATCTTACCTTTCTCAGCGTTGGTAAAGCTTGAACATTGGCCTTTGTCAGTCAGCTGCTCCCTGAGGTGCATCACGCTCCTGGCCTTGACAAAGCCAGTCCTAGAAACAAGAAGGAGCTGTAGGTGATCTCTCCAGGgtatggaatggtttgggttggaagggaccttaaagctcatccagctccaagcccctgccacgggcagggacaccttccactagagcaggttgctccaagcccctgtgtccaacctggccttgaacactgccagggatggggcagccacagcttctctgggcaccctgtgccagcgcctcagcaccctcacagggaacaacttctgcccaagagctcatctcaatctcccctctggcaggttaaagccattccccttgtcctgtccctccatcccttgtccaaagcccctctccaggtttcctggagcccctttaggcactggagctgctctaggGTCTCCCCTTcccgcagcagagggggaggatcccctccctgagctgctgctcacgctctgggggtgccctccccagcacacagttggctTTTGGGCTGTGAGTACATGCTGCCAGGTCATATCCCATTTTTCatcctcaagtccttctctgcagggctgctctcaccCAGAACTCAGCATCACAGAACACCCCAGGATTGTAtctatgtatatttatatgtacCAGTGCCAGGACAGCTCAAGGAAGATGCTAATGTCTGATGTTCAGCTCTCCATGCCTCTCTTCCACACCTCTCTAGGGAGGATGAGGAAAGAATCTGGTATCTTTGGCTCAAATTCCAGAGAATTTAGCTCTCATGCCATGGTTTACCCTCCTCCAGCCTGGCACTGACACTGCTTTTGGGCCtaactgctgctgaagcagtgtCACTGCTCCATCAGCCCCAGGTTTCCCTCCAGAAGTGGTCTGAATCCCAGGAATCCTCCTTTCACGAGGCTTCCTTCTGAGCAGGAGATCCTCATGCACATGCAATAGGAGTTGTGACAGCCTTAGAACCCAGGGAAAGGATTAACTTTGGGATGAAGACCTTGGGATGTGCTTGGCAGGAGGAACCCTCCAGGGAATCCTTTCCCTCAGTGACAGGTACCATCTAGAAGGGCAGCAGAGAAGGTGTGAAGGCAGAGGGATGACTTCCAGCATTCCCACATATTATACTCACCTTCGGAGGGGATTAACAATCTCATCCCTCAGAATGCTCTGGACATTCCTATCACACAGCAGGAAGGGCTTGAAGAGCATGGAGTCCACCACAGATGTACAGGAGAAGAGGCTGTGAAAACAGAGTGATGGGTGAAGTATTTGCAGCAATAGTTAGAACCAAACTGTTGTGCCCGGTGACACTTGGTGGCTTTGATTCTCAACAGTCCATGCATGCAGTTACACAAGGGTGAGTGACAGCACATCTCCACGGTGAGAGAAACCACATCTGGTTTAATGAACACTGGTAGAAAGCAAGGAAACAGCTCAGAGACAGTGAGAGCTCGTACTTTGCAGCCCAAACTGCTCAGGAGAGGGCACCACTGAggcctttttcctctccaaacaGTGAAGCTGGGACCTCCTGGGTGGTTTCTTTGACTTGTTTCCAGCCAGTGCCTCCAGTGATAGAGTCAGCACGGTGCCAGGATCTCTCACCACCCTGCACGACAGACACACGGTACCTCAGGtgctgtatcagcaccagtgtggcagcaggaccagggcagggattgtccccctgtgctgggcactggggaggctgcacctcgaatcctgtgtcagttctgggcccctcactccaagagagacattgaggtgctggagcagggccagagaagggaatggagctggtgcagggcctggagcacaagtgtgatgaggaacggctgagggacctggggggttcagtctggagaagagaaggctcagggggaccttctcgctctctgcaactgcctgacaggaggatggagccaggagggggctggtctctgctcccaaggaacaagggatgggacaagaggaaacggcctcaagctgcaccaggggaggtttagatggagctgaggaacaattccttccccagagggtgctcaggcattggaacaggctgcccagggcagtgctggagtcaccggccctgcaagtgttcaaaaGCCATGTATTTGAGGCCTCAGTGCCAcaggttagtggtggccttggcagtgctggagaatggttggacttgatgatcttaaaggtcttttccaccctggTTGATTCTGTGTGTGATTCTGTGTGCACTCACGAGGGGTACTCCAGGGTCTGAGAACAAAGCACCTCGGAATTCCAGGGAAATGCTGCAGTTTAGGGCTCTCCCCAATTCAAAAAGCACTCATTTAGTGAGCTGGCACCACCCAACAGGTCCTTACCTGAAGAGAGCTGCATCCATATAGCAGGAATTACAATGGCCTTGGATCCCCTTCATCCGCCCTCGCAGGACACGCACCGCTGCCTCGTTCCTGAGGGGAGGAAAACTGTCTGGAGCCTGGGGAAGATCTTCTTGTCCTCCTGCAAAGAGAAGCAACATCCTTGAGCTTCCCACCTTGTctggggcagctctgcctttccctgaTGCCATTCCCTGCTCCGAGGTCAGCACCaggctcctctgtgctgctcccGCTGGGACACAACCACAACTGGGATGAAGAATTGTCTCCTCAGTGATTCCTTTACTGGaaacaaagccaaacccaaaccatctcATCTTCACCAGAGACACGTCCTACCAATCCATACCCACCTCTGCCAGGTAGAACAAGGAGCTACAAAGAGCTGGTGCTGTGTTATATGGAAGGTTGGGATCTACCTGTCCTGGTACTCCGGGAGCAAGAGGACAAACAGGCAGCTTTAATGCTGGTCTGTCATCTCAAGCTTCAAAGGTGGCCTCCTCAATCTGCTCTTTCCTGGTTTCTTCAGCATTCTCCCCTTGTAATTCAATCCCCTCTCTTCAGCATGCCCTTAAGACAGTTTTCCATGTCCCTACTTCCAGTTTTGGGGCAGTTCCTACAGGAATCCTGCTGTCTCACCTCCAGTCATCTCGTTTACTGCTTCTAAATGGCTCATTCATGTTGGATGCTGTGCTCTGGAGGAATTTCTTCctgttgaaatgaaaatactgacCTGTTCTTCTTGAGAAGGACTTATCATCACATCAAACTCTACACTACAGCTGATTTAACACTTTCTCCCTTTCCAAAGGCCTTCCCTATCAGCATCCTTAAAACTGGCATCTTTTGGGACACTCAGACGAAGTGAAGAATATCAAACCACTGGTTAAGACACTCTGCAAGAGGCTTCTCCATAGTGTGCCttgtccctccctcccctctccctaGTGGGCCCTTGTGAATCTCATGAGGTTCTAcaaggccaagtacaaggtcctgcatgtgggggggcaatggggcaatcccaagcacagacATAGGCTggggggagactggatggagcagcctgaggagaaggacttgagaACCTCAATgtgacccagcagtgtgtgcttgagcccagaaccccccatgtcctgggctgcacgcccagagcgtgagcagcagctcagggaggggatcctgcccctctactgtgtgaaggggagaccttagagcagctccagtgcctaaaggggctccaggaaacctggagaggggctttggacaagggatggagggacaggacaaggggaatggctttaacctgccagaggggagattgagatgagatatagggcagaagttgttccctgtgagggtgctgaggcgctggcacagggtgcccagagaagctgtggctgccccatccctggcagtgttcaaggccaggttggacacaggggcttggagcaacctgctctagtggaaggtgtccctgcccgtggcagggggttggaactggaggagctttaaggtcctttccaacccaacccatcccatgATTCTATCTTACCATAACCCACGAGGCTCAAGTCGCTGCTGTGTGAGCTCTGGAAGCGAACGTCgggctggcagcactgcagcttcaCGAAGAGGCCGCGCTTCGGAGCACAGTGGAAGTAGTATTTGCCCAACCATTCGCCAGCAGTGACCCCCTTATCTTCATCCTGGGAAGAGAGCAGTGAGGGATAACATCAGAGCAGCCTTTCCATGAATCCCCTATATTACCATTTAGTATTGTCAGAGCTGTTTAGTTTGGTCCCATTTGTTTTGACTGTTTTCATTCCCgtttccatccctggcagtgttcaaggccacgttggacacaggggcttggagcaacctgctctagtggaaggtgtccctgcccatggcaggggttggaactgggtgatcctaaggtcctttccaacccaaaccattctatgattcatttatTCTGGCCATGTTCTGAACCTCCTGATGCTGTTTGTAGGACTCATGATTATCCCACCCCACATTCCAATCACACTGTGCTGGAAGAGAG
This window harbors:
- the LOC115613961 gene encoding ubiquitin carboxyl-terminal hydrolase CYLD-like, yielding MTMTNLLPSSGDGNCYYLLTEDCSYGSKFFQAGNLCFCSERSYLRNFSDDRRPICFLRVIMLDDSSTVTINMEILQPVPEKVASFLLAISNHYDRLNYFLDRGNLEAALRAAPGHRVMAEVEHQYFPGIIRYIGSIYRSASAVLSPFFFGVELQGEGENRGRSDGSYHGTEYFKCKKNCGIFLPFSKVQFTPDENYGKQKPKAAAEEVVPVKVGDAVSFYVDEVLTKGIAMAVYRKGTQWFVKVCPEEEGTTDIFREIPLDSVVKENLQSLFSPFESTMGLGPPNQMKQELSESGEECDGGNSALEVNSMVQITLDKGTRVSGIIRWLGYLPQIKHKMAGVELDEDKGVTAGEWLGKYYFHCAPKRGLFVKLQCCQPDVRFQSSHSSDLSLVGYGGQEDLPQAPDSFPPLRNEAAVRVLRGRMKGIQGHCNSCYMDAALFSLFSCTSVVDSMLFKPFLLCDRNVQSILRDEIVNPLRRTGFVKARSVMHLREQLTDKGQCSSFTNAEKDPEEFLNLIMHQILGIEPLLKLQSGGQKEQDCYCYQIFMDKQEDLVVPDVQQLVERSFLSSDLKLVEIPSCFIIQMPRFGKEYKMFSKIIPSLELDITDLLLDSPRECCLCGDVATLECSECFKDKVFAATGLKQFCSSCSRQVHSHYRRKAHKPRELHIPEEFHTRSPRGCQQVPHEKMELFAVLCIETSHYVSFVKYGPENDHWMFFDSMADRHGGENGFNIPTVTLCPEVAKYLDLPLAALALEQPRDMDGVAKRLFCDAYMYMYQSKKMALYK